cataggtcaaaaccatatcatgagAAAGACAATTTTAGccattcccacacttagaagcatttttttgacatttgctcaaaacaaacccttcatgacttttgttcatgagttgaagtagagttgtttgagcaaggttgcaaggtttggtcgacatcccatgttcccatttacctgatgaagcaattcaagaaagattataactcattatttcatgtgacttcttgattctaaacttcataaaacttttccaatagtcaatataaatggaaatagatgtgaggcacatgaaaagggGCCACTTacacattactcaagcatacctcTGAAAAGGGTCAATAtagaagcaaaggtgtgttgtccaagtttaagttggggctcattcttagagagttgatcccaacacctttgtcaccatatacaagtttgaactagagctcttgattaccactgaacttgtcatgttggagcttaaacccactgcttaactggtgacaaacacctagggtgttacatcaacGTCATGCTGAAGGTGGCGATGGCTATCTTAGCTTCCAAGAAGATCATGCTGTCGAGCCAAGGTAAAGAACTACAAGAGAATCAAGATGGCGATTAGCACAAGAAGTAAGGTGGGCATCATGGTGATGGAGTTTGTGGAGATGGATGAGTCCAAACTTCTCTATGTTGGTTCAATGGTCTTAGAATGGTGTCTGTTATGTTCTGCTCATTTTGTATGGTATCTGAAACTGTCGTATGGTGTAATGCTAGTTAGTGGTAAAGGCTTGGTGATGCAACTTTTCTCTCCCTAGTTAAGTATCCTCTTACGCTGGAGGTTAAGCGTAGTCTATGGGTTAGTTAGTTCACCTCTTGCGCTGGAGGTCAAGCGTATCTCCTGGTTCTGTCTCATGTTTTTTCTTGCTCCTTAAACATTATAATGATGCTTGTATTTCCGTTCTATGAATGGGAATGGGGATCACCCAAACCTATAAAAAAGAATAGTTGGGGAAGAAGAGAGTAGCAGCTAGTAGCGAACCCGATAGATGGGGTGACGGACCAGGATCCTAAGGGTTCTCTTACCGGGTTAAGTACTTGAAATGGATTTGGGTCGGCTCACGATCAACTTGAAGGCATGAGACAGGGCAGGGCATGTACACCAAGCTAAGCAGGACCTAGTCAGATTCTAGGAAGTTAGCTTCTGTAATAGAGCTAGAACTCTTCTATTGTATCTGACTAGGACTCTTCATCATTGAGTTCTACGTACGCAGAAGCCAACCAAACATTGTCCCGGGTAACCCCATGACGTGTTAacggtcatcaaacaccgacatgACCACAAATTTTAGGCCATGGTTGGCTTGGCTAGCTACCAGCAGCGGTCCCACCTCTTCTCGGATCGTGCTTCGCACCGACCAGGTGGTCCCATTCCTCGCGGCTCGGCTCACTCGCTTCCCGCGTTTGCCAATGGCCCACTAGAAAATATGAGCAAAAGTAGCGTGCGTGGAAGAATTGAAGACACGACCTATAGCTTAAGAATGTTATTCtcctaccactacaccacaagaTGCTTTGTGTTataaatataatatttttattactaAATTTATGAAATCATTTAAGTATGATTAAAAATATTGCCAAAAACATACTATGAGACATCTCAAAATATGAAAAATATACGTAATAGAGACAACAAATAAGAAAAAAGCCATGTAAGAGTGGAAATAAAATTAAAACATCAAAGAAATATTGAAATaaaaaggaaacaataatcaaaTGTAAATATGTGGAAGGcaaaatataatacaaaacaacaTAAAAATAGCAATAATCAAATGTAAATAAGTTGAAGGATAAATAAAATTAAAACATAATACGAAACAATGTACAAAAAATGGAATAAAAATCACAAAGAACATCGCATGGATACTGTTAGAACAACATAAAATATACAAAGAACATCTCGCGGGGACTATGTGAATACTCAAAGATAATCGTGGAACATCTAATTTATACTAAGCGAACATCACGAAATACATTATAGAACACCATATGTATACTACGTGGACATCACAACAAGACATCTAGAAAAACACAAATAAGAAAATACATATAATAGTGGAAAGGAAAAAGAACATCTTGTAGATATTACTTGAACAATCACCAAACATATCACAGAACATCATCTCACAAGTACTATATGAACACTCAAAGATAATCATGGAAAATCTCAATTATACTATGACAACATTAAAAAACATATCGTAGAACATAACATGTATACTACACGAGCATCGAGCATCGAATATAtcccatgtatatatatatataataattaaaAAAAGTAAAAACTAGCTGATAGGAAAAAGaaacaagaaaaaaagagaagacaAAGGATTAAATTCCTGTTAAATAAAAAGAACTAAAGGAAAACAAAAAGGTTGAAAGAAATGAAATAAAAACCCAAAGAATATTGAAAGGGAAAAGAACTAGAAGAAAGCAAAAAATATGACCATCGTTGAATTAAAAAATAAACATACACGAACAACATATTTATCGCATGGAATATGGAAAATAAACAAGAAATACAtgaaaaaagagaaaataaattaaTTAGAGTAAAATTGAAAATAAGATAATCTtagaaaaacagaaaagaaaagagaaagaagaaagagtaGAAGAAAAGAATAAAATATTGTAAATAAACAAAAGTACATCATAAAATCACACATCTAATATTTGAGCATCATATGCATTCCATGAAATACAATAAATTTTAAAAGTAAAACATGAATATGATAAAAAGGAAAATAATTAATCATATTAAATgaaaatataaaatatatttaAATAAGAAAATCTATagaaaacataaaaataaaagataatgaaaaatataagaaaataaaggtaaacaaaaaaaatataatatcaaaataaaaacaaaacaaagaaAATAGTTAATTAgagtaaagaaaaataaataaagaaaaaccaaattaaaataaaaatataaataaaagacaatataaatgaaaatgaaaaaagaaatagaagaaagaaagaagagaaaaaaatgaaCGTGTATACGCATCCGACCTGATCACTGACACCTTGGCGCGGATGAAAAACAGCCCCACACTTCGAGCGAGCCTTTGAATCGTGCGCTGGTCAGCAGGCGATTCCTGCCTCTTCTCCTTCCATCAAATGCCACGGAAGAGATAATTAGTGACTCGTCCCTTCGATAGCGTGAAAGCTCCACAATCGAAGTCCTCGCCGTCCTCACGCGCACTCAACATAGACTCTGGATCTAAGCATGGATTGCGTTTGCATCTATGGATTTGGCTGTTGGTTGAAACTGATTTACAGGGGGAGACATCAAGTAAGAAGGGAGGGCGAGTGCTAGCCAGGTCGAGTGTAAGTGAGGAGGACCAAAGAAGAGAAGATGCGTCGTGGAAGAGAAACTCTTGTATCGTGATGATGCAGTCAGGGAAGAGGGCGATTAGATGGACGTGAGCAAAGAAGGGCCTGATATTCCTAGAATTTTTATCGGAGTTTGAGGAAGTGATTTTTAATTTCTGATTGGATCAGTCCGATACAACCCAAAACTTAGGTCCTCTGTATTATCAAcaaactttagttttataatAGGAGATGTGCAAAACAACTGTTTAAAAAAGGAGGTCAAGAGTGGAGTTTCTAAAACTCCAAAAAAGACTAGAACTTTTGCAATGCAATGTGGTTTTCAAAACTAGAATGATAATTACATCCAAACACCTTATAGATTTAAAACCAAACTATTTCACAAAATCattgtattttttttctaaaacaacaAAAAAACTTCGCATCCAAATAGGGTCTTAGTGGGTAGACAAGCAATCCAAACACATTACCTTTCAGTTCAAGACGGAAAAAAATTTTGGCCACTAATATACACAAGTTTTTAGTGCAGAAAAagattccaaacaggccctaaaatgTTAATGTATGTCTGTATCTGTATTTTTTATTAGACAGGAATCCAATATTGTCTGTATCTTTGATGGTGAAACAACCTAATGGATACATCACTCTCGTCCATATATTCTAAGCTCCAGCCTgggctgttcggctgatggtttttacggctgataagccagctgatgttgttttgttgtgagagaaaaatactatatcatagCTGATAAACCGGACTGATTAGTTTCGAAACTGGAGCTatactaattaccaaattaaCAGTAATCGAACCTTGTTCGTAtacataattttttatttttacatGGGTAGAAGTTTGATGGAGACATTAAAATTTATCATGAAATTACACTACTCCCTCCATGTTCCTGAAGAaagtcgttttgaggttgtcttaagtcaaacactTTTAAAATTTTACTACAAATAAATTCTTTTGGAATTGATTTTGAAAATCTAAAAGTGGTGTAAGTTCCATCTCGAAATATAgttttataaaagtatatattgaatatagtttataaatattttatagcaaaaggTTGTGGTCTAAGTTGTTTTCGGAGACCATGTCAATGTTCAAAACGACTTTTTTTAGGAACATGGAGGGAGTAATTATTATTTTTACTCGGGTAGAAGTTTTATGGTGACATTAAAATAGATATATCACTCGTCCACACATTCTAAGCTCCAGCCCATGAGTTTTGAAACGGGAGCTATACCAAATTGACCCTAACCGAACCTTGTTCATATACATAAGTTTTGATTTTTACTTGGGTCGAAGTTTGATGGAGACATTAAAATTTATCACAAAATTACACTGACTGAATGGTTGATATACATAAACACCATATATGTTGCAGGCTCATACTGTGCCACAAGTATTTTACTCACCAAATTACATGTACTGCATCACAAACAGTACGTAAACTGGATACAGAGTGCAAGTTTGATGCATGACAACATGCGTGTTCATGTATACACTTAAGATAGAAACCACGCTTGTGGAGTTGTCTTGTGATGTATGCTCCATCCTTCAGGGTTTGTAGAAGCCCATGACAGAATAAATGGTCTGCAGGAGGGTGGCGATGAGGAGGATTGCAGCAGCCATGAGGGAAATGAAAACCCACGGGTTCCTCATGTAGGTGTACCGGAAGATGGCCCAACACCTGTTCCAAGGCCTCCCGCAATGTGCATTCACCTTTCGACGAATTTCGTGCAGCCTGCTGTATGGGTTCAACACCGCCCCCCTGCTCAGGTTGTTGAACAGCTGTGCCGCCTCTTTGTCGCTGCTCAACAAGTTCTTGATGATCCCTTTGGATCTCAGCAGTGCGACATCGCTTTCAGAGTTAACGATGTTGTCCATGAAGATCATATAGTCTGTCGCCTCACTCCTGGCGTCACTATGTAGCCGTTCAAACGCCATCATATTAAGGAAGATTTTCGCAGTGCCATCATGGCCAATGGAGATTGTTGGTAAGCTAAGCACACGACTTTTGTAACCCATGACATTAGTGTTGTTGCACTTCCTCAAATGGATCCCTGCTTCTTTGAGTTCTACAGCACAGTGCATGCTCGGCTCCCACTTCATTTTTGTTCCTTGTGTGGCCGGATGGAGACCACAGAAGTGTTTATGATAAATgtccagggggtggagacacagtTTGTCGTCGACAATACGATCCCTTTGCTTGTCTTTGTCCTCGAGTGGGTCCCACACAAAATTAAGCACCAAATTATTGATGTCTCTTGCGCTCTATGATCATGGTTGACAAGGAGATAGTATAAGAGCCAAGGTGACATACATGTTACTATTTCTGATCATAAATATACGTTTATATAGTGCTGTTCTAATaattaagtcaaacatttttaaaaaaaattgaccaTCAATTTCTGTCCTCGGTAAAGTATGTTATATGCAAAAGACAGAAAACCTAGTTGAGGAGCAAAGACCAGCCTTGTGTAATCTAAAATGAATGGACACCTTAAAATAGTCCACTAAACACATATTGTTGCAGAAGCAGTCTGTAGCCTCCATTGGAAGTTATTCAACAACCAGGAAAGGCAGCCCTTGCTTGGGGCCCCTCGGGTCAAGTAAGAAGCATAGGGACTGACAGAGGACGTTCGGAGGAAAGGACCTTTGAAGATCAGCGACCCTCGACCACAGGAGGAATGAAGAAGGAGAGTAGAGGGGAAGTTCAGGACCGAGTGCTTAGAAGGCCAATCTGATGGTCCTAGATGAGTTCCAAGACGACGAAAGAAATGCGAATCCTAAAGCACTGCCTTGTACGAGGATGGGAAAGATGCCGGGAGACTGACTGCTCAAGGAGGGGGTGATTTGGAGGGTGGGGAATGGATGGAATATCAAGATCTGGGCAGACCCATGGCTCCCTAGGGATGTGACCTGGAAGCCAATTACACCAAGGGTAAGAAATTTACTATAGCATGTAGAAGAGCTGATTGACCTGATAACTGAACAATGGGACACTCAACTCCTGTCTCAAACCTTTTGGGAGATTGACATCCGGATAATCCAGTCACTACCCAATCAAGTGGAAATGGAGGATGGAGTGGGTTGGCACTATGACAACAAAGGTCTTCGGTTCTCACTACGATCTGCTTATTAGGTGCACAGAGCTGCAGAGGCAAGAAAAGCACAGAGAGCTAGGCTGGGGGATCCGAGGAAAGTCGAGCAAGGGATGATTTCTGGAAGCAGCTTTGGAAGATTGAAAGCCCACCAAAAAGTTTAACATTTTCTATGGAGACTAGGCCACAATATCTTGGCTGTAAGGAAAGTGCTTCAAAAACGGGGCATGAAACTTGATACTAAGTGTTGTATGTGCGGAAGGATGGATGAGGATGGTGGACACCTTCTGTTGAAATGCGAAGAGGTGAAGGGCGTATGGCGTGAGCTGAACCTAGAAAATGTGCCCTGGAACCTTGCTGAGGCCGGGTCCACGAAGGAAATGATGGAGAAGGTGCTCAAACTGAAGCCTCCTGTGCAAACTACGGTCGTCCTGTTGCTATGGATATGGTGGGGGAAGAGAAACAAATGGAGGGAGGAAGGCAGACGGAGTCATGACTGCTTCTGAAACTGACAGACTGAATGCGAATCCGGCTAGGCGCCTATTGTCAGAAAGTCGACAGATTAACAGATGGAGGAAGCCTGGACCGGGAGAGATCAAAACCAATTTTGACGGAGCTTTCATTACCTGAAGTGGCGATGGGGGATGGGGCTTCGCGGTTAGAGATGAGACTGGTGCCGTGCTGAAATCGGTGAAATCGGGGGCTGGCTGGGAAGAACACCTGCAGGATGCTATCCATGCTGAACTCCTAGGGTGTGTGGTCGGACTGAGAGCGGCTGCTTCCTTGGGGATTACGGTGATTAACCTTGAAACAAATGCTCTGATGGTGAAGACGACAATGGAAGAGGATGACTACCTCTTGTCTGCcatgggggggtgggggggggggggggcgtgatCACAGAGCTCAAGCATTTACTAGCTACTAAGATTGCTGGTTTCTGGTTAAATGCATGTCCTCGTTCCTGTAATAGTCTAGCGCATGAATTAGCTGCTATTGGTTGTAAATTGCCCAGTGGTTCCCAAACTACTTCGGATGATGTACCTCGTGAACTTGAGGCTCTGGTGTCCAGCGAGTCAGCTGTGGTGATTGAGTAATATTAAGTGCATCGTTTCAAAAAAGATTCCCTAACAATTGGGCCGCCCGTTGGGACAAACTACAGCGTGTCGTGCACAAAACGAGCAAAAATGCCCATGCCCGATATTATATTCTAAGAAGCATAAAGCAAAAGTAGTGTGCGCTAAGCATGGatttaaatagcgggctatagcaacgctatagcgccgctatagcctCTGGAGAGAGCTCCCGCTATGCTATTTCTATTTTTCCGCTATATCATTAATAACCACTATATTATGCTTTAACGTCGCTAAATTGATTAGCTGTGACTTTAAAATAGTGCTGCTATTTCAACTTTAGCTTTTAAAGTGACAATCTACTTATTATATATTTATCTTTTACTGTTAAGTTGATCTTTTAGAAAATTGAACACTTGAGTCTCACAAATTGTGCTATAATGCCATATTAAATAATATTCCCTAGACTCCTAAAGCCTTGAAAACATATTGGTGTTCAGTAATTTTCACGATTCTTGTGTTTTTATGAAATAATTACTTAATTTTTTTATGGTTTTCTTAAAAACCGCTATCTGTCATAGCTCCGCTATAGCTGCGCTATAGCTTTATAGCTTCTGGAAAAAAGATGCCGCTATTTACAATAACCCACTATTTTAAACCTTGGCGCTAAGGCTCAGAGGGATGAAGAGATCACATCTAGGTTTCGTCCCTATGTTCTTCCACCTCTATATTCCCTTCGAAGAAGTCAGGGCTCTAGAGCTGCAGCATTAGCTGAAAACCCTATCGGGCCTCATCATAGTCTGAGCCCTGGAAGAAATTTGTGCCACCTCTTAGGTCAGGGCCCTCTCGGAGATGTTCTAAAAAAGATTAATGAAGACCTTAGAAAAGACTCCTTCAATCTATATTGTCCCTATCCAGAAATACAACGTTAGGTGATTCTTGAGCGAACAGACACGCTCAAAGTGTTTGCGCCCCTTGACACGAAGCACAAGGAATATGGCACAA
This sequence is a window from Miscanthus floridulus cultivar M001 chromosome 10, ASM1932011v1, whole genome shotgun sequence. Protein-coding genes within it:
- the LOC136489099 gene encoding UPF0481 protein At3g47200-like, which translates into the protein MHCAVELKEAGIHLRKCNNTNVMGYKSRVLSLPTISIGHDGTAKIFLNMMAFERLHSDARSEATDYMIFMDNIVNSESDVALLRSKGIIKNLLSSDKEAAQLFNNLSRGAVLNPYSRLHEIRRKVNAHCGRPWNRCWAIFRYTYMRNPWVFISLMAAAILLIATLLQTIYSVMGFYKP